A window of the Podarcis raffonei isolate rPodRaf1 chromosome 4, rPodRaf1.pri, whole genome shotgun sequence genome harbors these coding sequences:
- the LOC128412821 gene encoding putative protein FAM172B: MNWSQMNEDLSFRKLINGSECPEILKYDFNKNGELRHMDTNEPFVYDYQDSDNANHRHYQFLGCLITQYVFELLEKKCKLQKVYIPTDAPDNDLCSFFFMSENALTNCSTLVILLQDKGPFHAGQWGRKVIVHEGLQHGSQIPFIIKALQCSWGVIVLNPNDNFIELKTEQECLSLSEKKDSTCPLQLPLTVPKRESSSPEEHTSYVWDHFISKSKAEKVAFIAHGYGGLVFIDLLMQRTSEVMNKVGAVALIDSAHHTPHQTQGISQVQAWIWKHCREWVSHSEPLDKSIGFMVKVDCPTVSTGTENYSLAPSSSLQSIFNYLKNALKIFTKQPFNRSPILTRSKSMKTS; this comes from the exons ATGAAT TGGTCACAGATGAATGAAGACTTGAGCTTCAGAAAACTAATAAATGGTTCAGAATGTCCAGAAATTCTCAAATATGACTTTAATAAAAATGGGGAGCTTAGGCATATGGATACCAATGAACCTTTTGTTTATGATTATCAAGATTCAGATAATGCTAATCACCGACATTATCAATTTCTTGGATGCTTAATTACGCAGTATGTTTTCGAGCTCCTggaaaagaaatgcaaactgcaaAAGGTTTACATCCCAACAGATGCTCCAGACAATGACCTCTGCAGTTTTTTTTTCATGAGTGAGAATGCCTTAACTAATTGCTCAACTCTTGTCATCCTTCTTCAAGACAAGGGACCTTTTCATGCAGGTCAGTGGGGACGAAAAGTCATCGTTCATGAGGGCCTCCAACACGGATCTCAAATACCATTCATCATAAAGGCTCTGCAGTGTTCTTGGGGAGTGATTGTTTTAAATCCCAATGATAACTTCATTGAACTGAAGACAGAACAAGAATGCTTAAGCCTGTCTGAGAAAAAAGACTCCACATGTCCACTACAATTACCCTTGACAGTCCCAAAGAGAGAGAGCAGTAGTCCTGAAGAGCATACAAGCTACGTTTGGGACCATTTCATTTCAAAGAGCAAAGCGGAAAAGGTGGCTTTCATTGCCCATGGCTATGGAGGTTTGgttttcatcgacctcctcatgCAGAGAACTTCAGAGGTAATGAACAAAGTAGGTGCAGTTGCACTTATTGACTCCGCACACCACACACCGCACCAGACACAAGGCATTTCCCAGGTGCAGGCCTGGATATGGAAACATTGCCGAGAGTGGGTATCACACAGTGAACCTTTAGATAAGTCAATAGGCTTTATGGTGAAAGTGGATTGCCCTACAGTCTCCACAGGAACTGAAAATTATAGCCTGGCTCCTTCCTCTAGTCTACAGTCCATTTTCAATTATCTTAAGAATGCACTGAAAATCTTCACCAAACAACCGTTCAATCGTTCACCTATTCTTACAAGGAGCAAATCAATGAAAACAAGTTAA